In one Euzebya tangerina genomic region, the following are encoded:
- the sucC gene encoding ADP-forming succinate--CoA ligase subunit beta yields MDLMEFQGKDVFRAHGIPTTPQGQIATTAEEAHRLATEYGAPVMVKAQVLTGGRGKAGGVTYCPDAAAAKEAAEAILGLDIKGHVVHKVLVEKASDIAEEYYLSLLHDRVSKGYLAICSVEGGVEIEEVNRTQPEKVAKVTIDPTAGMTDELANQILDSGAMPAETRDQQVDLLKTLYDGFVAADATLFEINPLIKTTDGRIIALDSKVSIDDNALFRQPEIESLEGPVPPGEMGDDLEAKAKEQDLQYVKLDGDIGIMGNGAGLVMSTLDVVAQAGGEAANFLDAGGGATAESMAGGIAFVLGDPAVKVMMINIFGGITRCDDVANGVLGALDMLGDVTQKLVVRLDGNSADEGRRILEESGHPNLVSASGMIEAAEKAVALAKEA; encoded by the coding sequence GTGGATCTCATGGAGTTCCAGGGCAAGGACGTCTTCCGCGCCCACGGCATTCCCACCACCCCCCAGGGCCAGATCGCCACCACCGCTGAGGAGGCGCACCGGCTGGCCACGGAGTACGGCGCTCCGGTCATGGTCAAGGCCCAGGTCCTGACCGGCGGACGGGGCAAGGCCGGCGGGGTGACGTACTGCCCGGATGCCGCTGCCGCCAAGGAGGCCGCCGAGGCGATCCTCGGCCTGGACATCAAGGGCCACGTCGTCCACAAGGTCTTGGTGGAGAAGGCGAGCGACATCGCCGAGGAGTACTACCTCTCCCTCCTCCATGACCGTGTCTCCAAGGGCTACCTGGCCATCTGCAGCGTCGAAGGTGGCGTCGAGATCGAGGAGGTCAACCGGACCCAGCCGGAGAAGGTGGCCAAGGTCACGATCGACCCCACCGCCGGGATGACCGATGAGCTGGCGAACCAGATCCTCGACTCCGGTGCCATGCCGGCCGAGACGCGGGATCAGCAGGTCGACCTGCTGAAGACGCTGTACGACGGGTTCGTGGCGGCCGACGCGACGCTGTTCGAGATCAACCCGCTGATCAAGACCACCGACGGGCGGATCATCGCCCTGGACTCCAAGGTCTCGATCGACGACAACGCCCTGTTCCGCCAGCCCGAGATCGAGTCGCTGGAGGGGCCGGTCCCACCGGGCGAGATGGGTGACGACCTCGAGGCCAAGGCCAAGGAGCAGGACCTCCAGTACGTCAAGCTGGACGGCGACATCGGCATCATGGGCAACGGCGCTGGACTGGTGATGAGCACCCTCGATGTCGTAGCTCAGGCCGGCGGCGAGGCAGCCAACTTCCTGGACGCCGGTGGCGGCGCGACGGCCGAGTCGATGGCCGGCGGCATCGCCTTCGTACTCGGTGACCCGGCCGTGAAGGTGATGATGATCAACATCTTCGGTGGCATCACCCGGTGCGACGACGTGGCCAACGGTGTCCTCGGCGCCCTCGACATGCTGGGTGACGTCACTCAGAAGCTCGTGGTCCGGCTGGATGGCAACTCCGCCGACGAGGGCCGGCGGATCCTGGAGGAATCAGGTCATCCGAACCTGGTGTCGGCAAGCGGCATGATCGAGGCGGCCGAGAAGGCCGTTGCGCTCGCGAAAGAGGCGTAG
- a CDS encoding esterase/lipase family protein, translating to MTLSAEMEYDDRALLRRQASIAVRSLLRPGTYIGTAREVALTAVHAAAYPFGIARDANRRSTAMLEEEAADELDLTDLVADSETAAIPVILVHGWVHNRSAFLGTSRVLRRHGFRHIHAFDYNPLVYDIPEIAGMLAAEVERVLSITGAEQAMIVGHSLGGLVTRYYIQQLGGHERIDTVITLGTPHRGTYAAYLGPGAAAPQMRPGSGFLRQLQETARPSAVRWVAIYSDMDLLILPAANAKLVHPALRAHNVRVSDLGHLSLLLSGEVMRAVVTHLSDRTLNRPPALPPSMAEAASAEAHPPSGLRVVPALTADG from the coding sequence GTGACCCTCAGTGCCGAGATGGAGTACGACGACCGAGCGTTGCTGCGCCGCCAGGCCAGCATCGCCGTTCGGAGCCTCCTGCGGCCCGGGACCTACATCGGCACCGCCAGGGAGGTGGCGCTGACCGCCGTCCACGCCGCCGCCTACCCGTTCGGGATCGCCCGGGACGCCAACCGCCGATCGACCGCGATGCTCGAGGAGGAGGCGGCGGACGAGCTCGACCTGACCGACCTCGTAGCCGACAGCGAGACCGCGGCCATCCCCGTGATCCTGGTCCATGGCTGGGTCCACAATCGCAGTGCGTTCCTCGGAACCAGCCGTGTGCTCCGTCGTCACGGATTCCGGCACATCCACGCCTTCGACTACAACCCACTGGTCTACGACATCCCGGAGATCGCCGGGATGTTGGCCGCCGAGGTCGAGCGGGTGCTGTCGATCACCGGCGCCGAGCAGGCGATGATCGTGGGCCACTCGCTCGGCGGGCTGGTGACGCGGTACTACATCCAGCAGCTCGGTGGGCATGAGCGGATCGACACCGTCATCACGCTCGGCACCCCACACCGCGGCACCTACGCCGCCTACCTCGGGCCCGGGGCGGCCGCACCGCAGATGCGACCGGGAAGTGGTTTCCTCCGGCAACTGCAGGAGACGGCACGACCGAGCGCGGTGCGGTGGGTTGCGATCTACTCCGACATGGACCTGCTGATCCTGCCCGCGGCGAACGCCAAGCTGGTCCACCCCGCGCTTCGAGCCCACAACGTCCGAGTCTCCGACCTCGGCCATCTCTCGCTGCTGCTGTCGGGCGAGGTGATGCGCGCGGTGGTGACCCACCTGTCCGACCGCACGCTCAACCGACCTCCCGCACTGCCGCCGTCCATGGCCGAGGCCGCCTCGGCGGAGGCGCACCCGCCGTCCGGGCTCCGAGTCGTCCCGGCGCTCACGGCCGACGGCTGA
- the pcrA gene encoding DNA helicase PcrA: MTVVSLPLDGLNPQQHEAVVHDDGPLLVVAGAGSGKTRVLTHRIARLIADGVHPYEILAITFTNKAAGEMKDRVGRLVGDDLVGIRRDEAGQPMRTRWGGMWVQTFHSACARLLRAEAPRLGYQKHFSIYDTGDSGRVIRDVIRDLGLDTKKIPIRAAHHEISRAKNELLDFESYAEAASGWWESQVADIYKAYAAKLHAASAMDFDDLLVKTVEIFMLFPDVLERYQRQFAHVLVDEWQDTNRAQYEMVRMLAAEHRNVCVVGDSDQSIYAFRGADIRNLLDFESDFPDATRIVLDRNYRSTQTILDAANAVISHNTQRMAKDLWTDLGAGEQVVRYTAENEHDEAAFVIEEIRRLESEHGISPGDCAIFYRTNAQSRVLEEVLLRLEMNYQVIGSTRFYDRKEVKDALAYLTVLVNPDDDVAVGRILNVPRRGIGDKSAGALAQFAARERVSLLEAARQVGRITSLTSRSQGSIEGFVGLMDRLRTAWIEEELSPREVLARVLDDSGYRAELEADRSPESEGRLENLAELEGVAEDYAALVGEDTPGVGLLAEFLERVQLTNEQDALSDTGAPVTLMTLHNAKGLEYPVVFLVGMEEGIFPHSRTLSEPAEIEEERRLCYVGMTRAERRLYLASAWSRTLFGGTQSNPPSRFLGEVPPEMIDDRSADRGGPSRRALATAGVRTQYRRRSEPDEDEDFKAGDRVLHTRFGEGRILEMTGSPGEEEAVIDFDDLGPKRLVLAYAPLIRA; encoded by the coding sequence GTGACTGTTGTCTCCCTCCCGCTCGATGGCCTCAACCCGCAGCAGCACGAGGCAGTGGTCCATGACGACGGGCCGCTGCTCGTGGTGGCCGGCGCCGGCTCGGGCAAGACCCGGGTGCTGACCCACCGCATCGCCCGGCTGATCGCCGACGGGGTCCACCCCTACGAGATCCTCGCGATCACCTTCACCAACAAGGCCGCCGGGGAGATGAAGGACCGCGTCGGACGCCTGGTCGGCGACGACCTGGTGGGCATCCGCCGCGACGAGGCGGGGCAGCCGATGCGCACCCGCTGGGGCGGGATGTGGGTGCAGACGTTCCACTCGGCCTGCGCGCGGCTGCTGCGCGCTGAAGCCCCGCGTCTGGGGTATCAGAAGCACTTCAGCATCTACGACACCGGCGACTCGGGTCGTGTCATCCGCGACGTGATCCGGGACCTCGGCCTCGACACCAAGAAGATCCCGATCCGCGCCGCCCACCACGAGATCTCGCGGGCCAAGAACGAACTGCTGGACTTCGAGAGCTACGCCGAGGCGGCGAGTGGCTGGTGGGAGTCCCAGGTCGCCGACATCTACAAGGCGTACGCCGCGAAGCTGCACGCCGCCTCCGCCATGGACTTCGACGACCTGCTGGTCAAGACCGTCGAGATCTTCATGCTCTTCCCGGACGTTTTGGAGCGCTACCAGCGCCAGTTCGCCCACGTCCTGGTCGACGAGTGGCAGGACACCAACCGAGCGCAGTACGAGATGGTGAGGATGCTGGCGGCCGAGCATCGCAACGTCTGTGTCGTGGGCGACTCCGACCAGTCCATCTACGCCTTCCGCGGCGCCGACATCCGCAACCTGCTGGACTTCGAGAGCGACTTCCCGGACGCCACGCGGATCGTGCTGGACCGCAACTACCGGTCGACCCAGACGATCCTGGATGCCGCCAACGCGGTGATCTCCCACAACACCCAGCGCATGGCGAAGGACCTCTGGACCGACCTCGGCGCCGGCGAGCAGGTCGTGCGCTACACCGCCGAGAACGAGCACGACGAGGCCGCCTTCGTCATCGAGGAGATCCGGCGCCTCGAGTCCGAGCACGGCATCTCACCCGGGGACTGCGCGATCTTCTACCGCACCAACGCCCAGTCGCGGGTGCTCGAAGAGGTCCTGCTCCGCCTGGAGATGAACTACCAGGTCATCGGCTCGACCCGCTTCTACGACCGCAAGGAGGTCAAGGACGCCCTGGCGTACCTGACCGTCCTGGTCAACCCCGACGACGACGTCGCCGTCGGACGGATCCTCAACGTCCCACGCCGCGGCATCGGGGACAAGAGCGCCGGTGCGCTGGCCCAGTTCGCTGCACGGGAGCGAGTGTCCCTGCTCGAGGCAGCCCGGCAGGTCGGACGGATCACCTCGCTGACCTCCCGATCACAGGGGTCCATCGAGGGGTTCGTCGGTCTGATGGACCGACTGCGGACGGCGTGGATCGAGGAGGAGCTGTCCCCCCGAGAGGTCCTGGCCCGGGTGCTGGACGACTCCGGATACCGTGCCGAGTTGGAAGCCGATCGAAGTCCCGAGTCCGAAGGCCGCCTCGAGAACCTGGCAGAGCTGGAAGGCGTCGCGGAGGACTACGCCGCCCTGGTCGGAGAGGACACGCCCGGCGTCGGACTGCTGGCCGAGTTCCTGGAGCGGGTGCAGCTGACCAACGAGCAGGACGCCCTGAGCGACACCGGGGCCCCGGTCACCCTGATGACGCTGCACAACGCCAAGGGCCTCGAGTACCCAGTGGTCTTCCTGGTGGGGATGGAGGAGGGGATCTTCCCGCACAGCCGCACCCTCTCCGAGCCCGCGGAGATCGAGGAGGAGCGGCGGCTCTGCTACGTCGGGATGACCCGGGCGGAGCGGCGGCTGTACCTGGCGTCGGCGTGGAGCCGGACCCTCTTCGGCGGCACCCAGTCGAACCCGCCCAGCCGGTTCCTGGGTGAGGTGCCGCCCGAGATGATCGACGACCGCTCAGCGGACCGTGGCGGACCGTCCCGCCGGGCCCTGGCCACCGCAGGGGTGCGGACCCAGTACCGGCGCCGGTCCGAGCCCGATGAGGATGAGGACTTCAAGGCCGGCGACCGGGTGCTGCACACCCGCTTCGGCGAGGGTCGGATCCTGGAGATGACCGGCAGCCCGGGGGAGGAGGAGGCCGTCATCGACTTCGACGATCTCGGCCCGAAACGGCTGGTCTTGGCCTACGCCCCGCTGATTCGGGCCTGA
- a CDS encoding DUF6069 family protein, with protein MAGASPVQTQEDLVPPPPAAIGYRLAGVLLAPAVAATLHVILVGPFGIDVQVPESPGSTTLVSLPLLQTTVVTLVVALAGWLSVMALERFLGPEQGRRIWTFAAFAVFVLSLAPILPLDVPVEGKWALFVLHLGVAVVLIPTLFNGQAAEPLHRDT; from the coding sequence ATGGCCGGCGCCAGTCCCGTTCAGACCCAGGAAGACCTTGTCCCGCCGCCACCGGCCGCCATCGGGTACCGGCTGGCGGGGGTGCTGCTGGCACCTGCGGTCGCGGCCACCCTCCACGTCATCCTGGTCGGACCGTTCGGGATCGACGTGCAGGTCCCCGAGTCACCGGGCTCCACGACGTTGGTCAGCCTGCCCCTCCTCCAGACGACGGTCGTCACGCTCGTGGTGGCACTGGCCGGCTGGCTCAGCGTCATGGCCCTCGAGCGCTTCCTGGGTCCGGAGCAGGGTCGCCGGATCTGGACCTTCGCCGCGTTTGCGGTGTTCGTGCTCTCCCTGGCACCGATCCTGCCGCTCGACGTGCCAGTCGAGGGCAAATGGGCGCTGTTCGTCCTCCACCTCGGCGTTGCCGTCGTGCTGATCCCGACCCTGTTCAACGGTCAGGCGGCCGAGCCGCTCCACCGCGACACCTGA
- the fahA gene encoding fumarylacetoacetase: MGVAASWVEGAEGSGFDLAHLPYGVVLVDGRPTPAVRIGDQALDLRACHEAGMLPEGAWTTVGFLDQFVAGGGDLWARTRATVTQILTAARPADLPPMAVVALRDLPPPLLPFTVADYVDFYSSIHHATNVGRIFRPDADPLLPNWRHLPVGYHGRSATVVVDGTDVVRPAGQLGLGDDGTVRVGPSERLDIELELGFVVGGTPNPAGVPLTMDEARQRLFGVVLLNDWSARDIQAWEYRPLGPFLGKSFQTSIGAWITPLAALAEAAVEPPSQDPPVAPHLRGDRRGGLDLNLWVELQPAGSPEAATVSRVNAADLYWTATQQLVHLASNGAVVRSGELFGSGTISGPDRGTEGSLLELTVGGSQPLDLAGHQRTYLEDGDTVTLRGTAPTAGGGRLTLASVTGTVRPAPVLSG; this comes from the coding sequence GTGGGAGTAGCTGCCTCCTGGGTGGAGGGTGCCGAGGGCTCGGGCTTCGACCTCGCCCACCTGCCGTACGGGGTGGTGCTGGTCGACGGCCGCCCGACGCCAGCCGTCCGGATCGGCGATCAGGCCCTGGACCTGCGAGCCTGCCATGAGGCCGGGATGTTGCCGGAGGGGGCGTGGACCACCGTGGGTTTCCTCGACCAGTTCGTGGCCGGCGGTGGCGACCTCTGGGCGCGAACCCGGGCGACGGTGACCCAGATCCTCACCGCTGCTCGACCTGCGGACCTGCCCCCCATGGCGGTCGTGGCACTCCGGGACCTTCCGCCGCCCCTGCTGCCGTTCACCGTGGCCGACTACGTCGACTTCTACTCCTCCATCCACCACGCGACCAACGTGGGCCGGATCTTCCGACCGGACGCCGACCCACTCCTGCCGAACTGGCGACACCTGCCGGTGGGCTATCACGGACGGTCCGCCACGGTGGTCGTCGACGGGACCGATGTGGTCAGACCCGCTGGTCAGCTCGGCCTGGGGGACGACGGGACGGTCCGGGTCGGCCCTAGCGAGCGGCTCGACATCGAACTCGAGCTCGGCTTCGTGGTCGGCGGCACGCCGAACCCGGCAGGGGTCCCGCTGACGATGGACGAGGCACGCCAGCGCCTCTTCGGCGTTGTGTTGCTCAACGACTGGTCAGCGCGCGACATCCAGGCCTGGGAGTATCGCCCGCTCGGGCCGTTCCTCGGGAAGTCGTTCCAGACGTCGATCGGGGCCTGGATCACGCCGCTGGCGGCGCTGGCTGAAGCTGCCGTCGAGCCACCGAGCCAGGACCCGCCAGTTGCGCCTCACCTCCGGGGCGACCGGCGAGGTGGTCTGGACCTGAACCTGTGGGTCGAGCTGCAGCCAGCCGGCTCGCCCGAGGCTGCGACCGTGTCACGCGTCAACGCCGCAGATCTCTACTGGACCGCCACGCAACAACTCGTGCACCTGGCGTCCAACGGGGCTGTCGTCCGCTCCGGGGAGTTGTTCGGATCAGGCACGATCTCCGGGCCGGATCGGGGAACCGAGGGGTCGCTGCTCGAGCTCACGGTCGGTGGGTCCCAGCCGCTCGACCTCGCGGGTCATCAGCGGACCTATCTGGAGGACGGCGACACCGTGACCTTGCGGGGTACCGCGCCGACTGCCGGTGGCGGCCGACTCACGCTGGCATCGGTCACCGGAACGGTGCGGCCGGCACCCGTCCTCTCGGGCTGA
- the guaA gene encoding glutamine-hydrolyzing GMP synthase, protein MTTHDTVLVLDFGAQYAQVIARRVREAGVYSEIVPHDISAAEIAERAPAAVVLSGGPKSVHVPDAPMIDPAILDLDVPTLGICYGHQVIAQTMGGRVARTDAPEFGRTEFVTEDGSTLLAGQPDQQIVWMSHNDAVVVAPDGFRVIGRTADGQQIAAMEDPTRRMFSVQYHPEVTHTPEGQRVFDAFLAAAGATRDWTASNVVTESVEAIRAQVGETAEVLCGLSGGVDSAVAAALVNKAIGDRLTCVFVDHGLLRQGEAEQVQLAFGDHFDTKLVTVDARERFLDALAGVTEPEEKRRIIGREFIRVFEEAARAHAGDAKYLVQGTLYPDLIESGHGTAATIKSHHNVGGLPDDLQFELVEPLRWLFKDEVRAVGTELGLPSAMVWRQPFPGPGLGVRIIGDITAERLDLLRAADAIVLAELKAAGLDREIWQSFAVLPTIRSVGVQGDERTYGHPIIIRAVTSEDAMTADFARIPYDVLERIAGRVINEVPGINRVAYDVTSKPPGTIEWE, encoded by the coding sequence ATGACCACCCATGACACGGTGCTCGTCCTCGACTTCGGCGCCCAGTACGCCCAGGTCATCGCGCGCCGTGTCCGTGAGGCAGGGGTGTACTCCGAGATCGTCCCGCACGACATCTCCGCCGCCGAGATCGCCGAACGGGCGCCGGCGGCCGTCGTGCTGTCCGGTGGCCCGAAGTCGGTGCACGTCCCCGACGCCCCGATGATCGACCCCGCCATCCTGGACCTGGACGTGCCCACGCTGGGCATCTGCTATGGCCACCAGGTGATCGCCCAGACCATGGGGGGCCGGGTGGCCAGGACCGATGCGCCGGAGTTCGGCCGGACCGAGTTCGTGACGGAGGACGGGTCGACCCTGCTGGCAGGACAGCCCGATCAGCAGATCGTGTGGATGTCCCACAACGACGCGGTCGTGGTGGCCCCGGACGGTTTCCGGGTCATCGGTCGCACCGCTGACGGGCAGCAGATCGCCGCCATGGAAGATCCCACCCGTCGGATGTTCAGCGTCCAGTACCACCCGGAGGTGACGCACACCCCGGAGGGGCAGCGGGTCTTCGATGCGTTCCTGGCTGCCGCCGGCGCGACCCGCGACTGGACGGCCAGCAACGTGGTGACCGAGTCCGTGGAGGCCATCCGGGCCCAGGTCGGCGAGACCGCGGAGGTGCTCTGCGGGCTCTCCGGTGGCGTCGACTCGGCGGTGGCTGCGGCGCTGGTCAACAAGGCCATCGGTGACCGCCTGACGTGTGTGTTCGTCGATCATGGCCTGCTCCGTCAGGGTGAGGCCGAGCAGGTCCAGCTGGCCTTCGGTGACCACTTCGACACCAAGCTCGTGACCGTCGATGCACGCGAGCGGTTTCTCGATGCCCTGGCGGGTGTGACCGAGCCGGAGGAGAAGCGCAGGATCATCGGTCGTGAGTTCATCCGGGTGTTCGAGGAGGCTGCCCGAGCGCACGCCGGTGACGCCAAGTACCTGGTGCAGGGAACCCTCTACCCGGACCTGATCGAGTCGGGGCACGGCACGGCGGCGACGATCAAGAGCCACCACAACGTCGGTGGCCTGCCCGACGACCTCCAGTTCGAGTTGGTGGAGCCGCTGCGCTGGCTGTTCAAGGACGAGGTCCGGGCGGTGGGTACCGAGCTGGGATTGCCGTCGGCGATGGTGTGGCGGCAGCCGTTCCCCGGCCCGGGCCTCGGCGTCCGGATCATCGGGGACATCACCGCCGAGCGGCTGGACCTGCTGCGCGCGGCGGATGCGATCGTGCTGGCGGAGCTGAAGGCGGCGGGGCTCGACCGCGAGATCTGGCAGTCCTTCGCGGTGCTGCCGACCATCCGGTCCGTCGGCGTCCAGGGTGACGAGCGGACCTACGGCCACCCGATCATCATCCGGGCCGTGACGAGCGAGGACGCGATGACGGCCGACTTCGCCCGGATCCCCTACGACGTGCTCGAGCGGATCGCCGGCCGGGTGATCAACGAGGTGCCGGGCATCAACCGAGTGGCCTACGACGTCACCTCCAAGCCGCCGGGGACCATCGAGTGGGAGTAG
- the cysC gene encoding adenylyl-sulfate kinase, with the protein MTAPAATWPDVVLSATEIASLELLARGLLAPLETFMGQVEVEATQAGDPLPDGSLVPVPVVLASRGHEVGTTVALRTPEGDLLAGLTITEVFEAAVAEAAEVEAAASGDGGLQQLASGPLIAPVVPTHYDLTEHRLQEELPVDDELAVVIADRPLDTAQLRSLTHPWHALVGDRLGGPDQVSTATLVRSLEAAGAASVTVIPQPPGDRVAPWAAVLSANLGRSLTTARPTGEAGRIEDADLAAHLGRRQLPRVDAAETPLWPPAVAEVLEQEFPPPGRVGFTVFFTGLSGSGKSTVAAALAARLRGASHRSLTLLDGDLVRQHLSSELGFSREHRDLNVTRIGFVAAEVTRHGGIAICAPIAPYAATRATVARMVGAVGRFVLVHVATPLAVCEQRDRKGLYAKARAGLISEFTGISDPYEVPEAPDVVIDTSAGTVADAASTVFDYLVAQQFIDLPRTTESRSAHI; encoded by the coding sequence ATGACCGCGCCCGCCGCCACGTGGCCGGACGTTGTCCTCTCCGCCACTGAGATCGCCTCCCTGGAGCTCTTGGCCCGGGGGCTTCTGGCGCCGCTCGAGACCTTCATGGGTCAGGTCGAGGTCGAGGCAACCCAAGCGGGCGACCCGCTGCCTGACGGATCGCTCGTGCCCGTGCCGGTTGTCCTGGCCTCCCGCGGCCACGAGGTGGGGACGACCGTCGCCTTGCGGACGCCCGAAGGTGACCTCTTGGCGGGGCTGACGATCACGGAGGTGTTCGAGGCTGCGGTCGCCGAGGCGGCAGAGGTCGAGGCGGCGGCGTCCGGGGACGGGGGCCTCCAACAGTTGGCCTCGGGTCCCCTCATCGCCCCCGTGGTGCCGACGCACTACGACCTGACCGAGCACCGCCTGCAGGAGGAGTTGCCGGTCGACGACGAACTGGCCGTCGTCATCGCCGATCGGCCGCTGGACACCGCCCAGCTCCGGTCGCTCACCCACCCCTGGCACGCCCTCGTCGGTGACCGTCTCGGCGGTCCGGATCAGGTCTCGACCGCGACGCTGGTGCGCAGCCTCGAGGCAGCCGGTGCCGCCTCGGTGACCGTGATCCCGCAGCCGCCCGGAGACCGGGTCGCACCCTGGGCTGCCGTGCTCTCGGCCAACCTCGGGCGGAGCCTGACCACGGCCCGCCCGACAGGTGAGGCCGGGCGCATCGAGGATGCGGACCTGGCCGCACATCTGGGGCGCCGGCAGCTGCCTCGCGTCGACGCCGCGGAGACACCGCTGTGGCCACCCGCCGTCGCCGAGGTGCTGGAGCAGGAGTTCCCACCGCCCGGTCGGGTGGGCTTCACCGTCTTCTTCACCGGTCTGTCCGGATCGGGGAAGTCCACGGTTGCGGCCGCGCTGGCTGCCCGCCTCCGAGGCGCCTCCCACCGCTCCCTCACGCTGCTCGATGGTGATCTCGTGCGGCAGCACCTCTCCTCCGAACTCGGCTTCTCCCGTGAGCACCGGGACCTCAACGTCACACGCATCGGCTTCGTGGCCGCGGAGGTGACCCGTCACGGTGGCATCGCCATCTGCGCGCCGATCGCGCCGTACGCCGCGACGCGGGCGACCGTGGCCCGCATGGTGGGTGCGGTGGGCCGGTTCGTGCTGGTGCACGTGGCGACACCGCTGGCGGTCTGTGAGCAACGTGACCGCAAGGGTCTGTACGCCAAGGCACGGGCGGGGCTGATCAGCGAGTTCACCGGAATCAGCGATCCGTACGAGGTCCCGGAGGCTCCCGACGTCGTCATCGACACCTCCGCCGGAACCGTCGCGGATGCCGCCAGCACGGTTTTCGACTATCTTGTCGCCCAGCAGTTCATTGACCTTCCCCGAACGACCGAGTCAAGAAGTGCGCACATATGA
- a CDS encoding TetR/AcrR family transcriptional regulator: MTADTTHRRILDAAFDVLGEVGLSGLTLEQVAAAADVSRQTVYRHFSNRDGLIRATVLREEEQLLDQIAAATATATSVGQVLQATAATLLEWAAGHPLLHHLLHREPAAVLPFLISGTAPVLDVATRAVRDIVRSHVADEGRADAAADVVARILLSYALHPPDRPAEEVAADLAHLLTSGLSPG; encoded by the coding sequence GTGACTGCAGACACCACCCACCGCCGAATTCTGGACGCCGCGTTCGACGTGCTCGGCGAGGTCGGCCTGTCTGGTCTCACACTGGAACAGGTTGCGGCCGCCGCCGACGTCTCCCGTCAGACGGTGTACCGGCACTTCTCCAACCGGGATGGCCTCATCCGAGCCACCGTGCTACGCGAGGAGGAACAGCTCCTCGACCAGATCGCGGCCGCCACGGCTACGGCCACGTCGGTGGGACAGGTGCTGCAGGCGACCGCTGCCACGCTGCTCGAGTGGGCAGCTGGACATCCACTGCTGCACCACCTGCTGCACCGGGAGCCGGCCGCCGTGCTGCCGTTCCTGATCAGCGGCACGGCACCCGTCCTCGACGTGGCCACACGAGCCGTCCGGGACATCGTGCGCAGCCACGTCGCCGACGAGGGTCGGGCCGACGCGGCCGCCGACGTCGTGGCTCGAATCCTGCTCTCCTACGCCCTGCACCCTCCCGATCGACCCGCTGAGGAGGTCGCGGCCGACCTGGCCCACCTGCTGACCTCCGGCCTGAGCCCGGGCTGA
- a CDS encoding SCP2 sterol-binding domain-containing protein yields MSSTSGAGAPFPSLEWMQAYADEVGRHPRADQIAADLQGRYRFIIDPGGGFRRREAYDFVVAEGSFDAVTATDKPAMMVVTASYPRWKKLLTGQSNVMLSLLMRQITVEGDMGEITGLISDTRPLLDCLSRVRTHFPHAA; encoded by the coding sequence ATGAGCTCCACCTCAGGGGCAGGCGCGCCCTTTCCCAGCCTGGAGTGGATGCAGGCCTACGCCGACGAGGTCGGCAGACACCCTCGTGCCGACCAGATCGCCGCCGATCTCCAGGGGCGGTATCGCTTCATCATCGACCCGGGTGGCGGGTTTCGGCGTCGCGAGGCCTACGACTTCGTCGTCGCCGAGGGGAGCTTCGACGCCGTCACCGCCACCGACAAGCCGGCGATGATGGTGGTCACCGCGTCCTACCCCCGCTGGAAGAAGCTGCTGACCGGGCAGTCCAACGTGATGCTGTCGCTGCTGATGCGCCAGATCACCGTCGAGGGAGACATGGGCGAAATCACAGGTCTCATCAGCGACACCCGACCGCTGCTGGACTGCCTCTCACGAGTCAGGACCCACTTCCCGCACGCAGCCTGA
- a CDS encoding class I SAM-dependent methyltransferase has product MLDRTRRLWDLQNRHLGDRHRLFAAVARAIDASRVLYPGSFVDIAPSFVWPAVTYVDVDRRAKQFFDDVDGVHELLTEHGADPAARQVRFLQADYHLDLDLADGEFDLLISLYAGFISDPCTRFLRPGGHLLVNPSHGDVAMASIDPRYELQAVVRSRGGEYAVSARNLDAYLVQKTAQDLTPAWLRERGRGVAYTRSPFAYLFRRVE; this is encoded by the coding sequence GTGCTGGATCGAACACGACGGTTGTGGGACCTGCAGAACCGACACCTCGGCGACCGGCACCGTCTGTTCGCAGCCGTCGCCCGGGCGATCGACGCGAGCCGGGTGCTGTACCCCGGCTCGTTCGTGGACATAGCCCCATCGTTCGTCTGGCCGGCGGTGACCTACGTCGACGTGGACCGACGGGCCAAGCAGTTCTTCGACGACGTCGACGGCGTCCACGAGTTGCTCACCGAACACGGTGCCGACCCGGCCGCTCGCCAGGTTCGGTTCCTGCAGGCCGACTACCACCTTGATCTGGACCTGGCCGACGGCGAGTTCGATCTGCTGATCTCCCTCTACGCCGGGTTCATCTCCGACCCCTGCACCCGGTTCCTCCGTCCGGGCGGCCATCTGCTGGTCAACCCGAGCCACGGCGACGTCGCGATGGCCTCGATCGACCCGCGCTACGAGCTGCAGGCGGTGGTTCGCTCACGCGGAGGTGAGTACGCCGTCAGCGCGCGGAACCTGGACGCCTACCTCGTCCAGAAGACGGCGCAGGACCTGACGCCCGCGTGGCTCCGCGAGCGGGGTCGCGGCGTCGCCTACACGAGGTCTCCCTTCGCCTACCTGTTCCGCCGGGTCGAGTAA